The sequence below is a genomic window from Oscillatoria sp. FACHB-1406.
GGGCTTTTGATTGTCGTTCACGAACTCGGTCACTTTTTTGCGGCGCGCTGGCAGCAAATCCGCGTTAACCGCTTCTCTATTGGTTTTGGTCCGGTGTTGTTGAAGTACCAGGGCAGCGAAACCGAATACGCCCTACGCGCCTTCCCCTTGGGCGGATATGTGGGTTTCCCCGACGACGACCCCGACAGCAAAATTCCGCCTAACGATCCCGATTTAATGAGTAATCGCCCCGTATTAGACCGCGCGATTGTCATCAGTGCTGGCGTAATTGCCAATCTCATCTTCGCTTACTTTTTACTGGTCTCGCAAGCAGCCATTGTCGGCGTTCCCGATGGTTTTAGCTATCAACCCGGCGTAATGGTGACGCAGGTTTTGAGTCAAGATTCGCCCGCCGCTGCCGCGAAGTTACAACCGGGCGATATTATTGTTGCGATCGACAACCGCACCTTGGGCGCATCCTCGGAAGCGGCTGCTACCTTTAAAGAAATTGTCGAACAATCGGCGAATCGCCCTTTACCCGTGACAATTTCCCGCAACAGTCAACCCCTTTCCCTCACCATCACCCCCAACACCGATAGCAGCGGTAAAGGTAAAATCGGCATTGGCTTAGCGCCCAATCGTTTGGTATCGCGCCACCATCCGGCAAATATCTTTCAAGCTTTCCGCATCGGTGCTGAAGAGTTTCAGAACGTGGTGTTTTTAACCGTCAAAGGGTTCGCGCAACTGATTGGTAACTTTGGGGAAACCGCCAAACAAGTCGCCGGTCCGGTCGCGATTGTCGATATTGGTGCAAGAATGGCGCAATCCGACGCAAGCAGCCTGTTTCAGTTCGGCGCGCTGATTAGCATCAACTTAGCGATTATCAATATTCTGCCTTTACCCGCCCTGGATGGCGGTCAATTAGCGTTCTTGTTAATTGAAGGATTGCGCGGCAAACCGCTTCCCGGTCGCATCCAAGAAAGCATTATGCGTGGCGGATTGGTGCTGCTGCTGGGTTTGGGGATGTTTTTAATCGTGCGGGATACGTTTAACTTAACTGCGATTCAACAACTGTTTCAATAAGCTATGGCAACGCGCAAGTTAGCGGCTGCGGAATCGCGTTATAACGATACGCGCCGCGAAGCGGATTCTACCCGCGCGATCGCGATTTTAACTCGCCTCAAGCGCGAATATCCCGACGCGACGTGCAGCCTTAACTACCAAACGCCCGTCCAGCTTTTAGTCGCAACCATCCTCTCCGCCCAATGCACCGACGAACGGGTGAATCAAGTCACGCCTGCTTTATTCGCCCGTTTTCCCGATGCGCCCGCCCTCGCTGCTGCCGATCGCGCTGAGTTAGAAACTCTCATTCGGTCTACGGGTTTTTACCGAAATAAAGCCAAAAATATTCAAGGCGCTTGCCAAAAGATTGTCACTGAGTTTAAGGGCGAAGTGCCGCGATCGATGCCGGAATTGCTCTCTCTGCCTGGAGTTGCGCGCAAAACCGCCAACGTTGTCCTCGCCCACGCCTTTGGTATCCTCGAAGGCGTAACCGTCGATACCCACGTCAAACGACTCAGCCAGCGCCTCGGACTCACGGAAAATACCGATCCAGTTCGCATCGAGCGCGATTTAATGGCGCTATTGCCGCAACCCGACTGGGAAAACTGGTCGATTCGCCTGATTTATCACGGTCGCGCTGTCTGTAACGCCCGCAAGCCAAAGTGCGAGGTTTGCGTTCTGGCGGATCTTTGCCTGGGGAGGGAGAGGGGGTGATGCGCTTCGGCTTCGCTCAGCGTACCAGGTGACGGGGTGAAATAATAACGATGGGTTTGACCTTATCTACACACCTCCTAAGAATGCCTGAAACCACCATTTATTCCGAGGTTTACTTTACGCCTAACGCACCCTACGAAAGAGTGAAAGTAGTAAAAGTAGGGTGTGTTAGCGAAGCGTAACGCACCGTCTACGTTACGGCGCGCGGAAACAATTTCTTCCCTTTTTCCAAGGTTTAGCTCGCGCCTAACGCACCTTACGAAAGCAGTGAAAGTAGGGTGTGTTAGCGAAGCGTAACGCACCGTCTATGTTACGGTGCGCGGAAAATTTCTTCCCTTTTTCCAAGGTTTAGAAAGTTTTGGTGCGTTACGGCGCGTGGAAAATTTCTTCCTTTTATTCCAAGGTTTATATCGCACCTAACGCACCCCACAAAAAAGCTTAGGGGAAACAAACTTCGTCTCCCCAAGCTATTAAATTTGGACAAATGTTATCAATTGTCCATTATCAATTATCTCACCGTTCCGCGCAGCGATTCGGCATCAATAGGTTTGATGAGATACAAGCGCAACATATCACCTAAAATTCCTAAAGTTAAAGGAAGTTTGCGGAAGAATTTAACGACTTTGGGTGCGCCCGTTGCTTCAATGGCTTTCAGTTTAAGATTGCGATCGCTGCATCGATAAACCCGCGAGAAAAATTCGGGATGCTCTACGTTTAAAATGGTGGGGAAGGCTCGCGCTGCTGTTTCGTTGGTTTTACGAATCACCTGCATATCGAACTTTTTGGCATCGATTCCCAAGGATTCATAGAAATCGGCGCGCTCGTCTACGGTTAAGGAGTGGGTGACAAAGACGGTGAGTAAGAAAAATCTCGACCACAATCTGCCTTTCCAAGTCTTCCACATCGATTTCTGCGATCGCAACAAAGCATTGAAGATATCCCCGTGGCGATTTTCATCTTGGCACCAACTCTCAAACATCCGGAACAGCGGATAAAACTGGAGTTCGGGATGTTGCTCTAAGTGGCGATACATGAGAATATAGCGCCAGTAACCGATTTTTTCTGATAAATAAACTGCGTAAATAATCCATTCCGGTTTAAAGAAGGTATAACTGCGATTTTTGGTTAAATGTCCCAAATCCAGCGAGATATTAAAGTCGCTCATCGCTTTGTTCAAAAATCCGGCGTGACGCGCTTCATCGCGAGCCATCAGTTGGAATATTTCCGCTAAAATTGGGTTTCTATCTTTCAATTTACGCGACAGTTCTTTAAACAGGAGAAACCCTGAAAACTCCGACGTGCAGGAGCGTTCTAAAAAGTCTACGAAAGCGCGGCGCGTGGTTTCGTCGATATTGTTCCAAGATTGCTCGAACTCTTCGTCGCGCACGAAATGGTAGCGGTTGTAGTCGGCGCGCATTTCTTCAAGCATCGCTTGTAATTCCGCTTCTTGCGCGGAAATGTCCATGTTAGCGACAGCATCGAAGTCTGTGGTGTAAAAGCGAGGGGTAAGAAGGGTTTCTTCGACCGCTTGGATCTTTTCTGCGTCGGGTTTAGAGAGGGTACTAACCATGTCAATCCATTAATCGCTTGATAGTTATATTAACTTATAAGCGTTTTGCAGTTTTGGCTAGTCTTATGGGCAAAGGTTTACAAATCGCAACTTTGGAAGGGTGAAGGTCAGGGTATCGGTGTTAGCCTAGATAATACGAATTGACTTTTTTGGCGAGAGGGAGTAATGTAGTTAGGTTTGCTCGATGACAGAGCTTGCCCTTCACCTAGGCTTATTATTTCGATCGCAACCAGCGATGGCGAAGGTTGCCATTTGAAGCGGAATCAAAACTGCTCCTGCTGCTTGCCAAGCAATCTATACATTGCCTCCGGGAAACCGAGAACTGACAACTGAGGCACAGCTTTGCTGTGAGCCTGTGCTAGAATCAACCATACACGGGCAAGCAGCAGGTGATGAAATAAGGATATGTTTGAACGCTTCACAGAAAAAGCCATTAAGGTGATTATGTTAGCCCAGGAAGAGGCACGTCGCCTGGGTCATAACTTCGTTGGAACCGAGCAAATCCTCTTGGGTTTGATTGGGGAAGGAACGGGTGTAGCGGCCAAAGTTCTCAAGTCAATGGGAGTGAATCTCAAGGATGCTCGCATTGAAGTTGAGAAAATCATCGGTCGCGGTTCTGGGTTCGTAGCGGTAGAAATTCCGTTCACGCCTCGGGCGAAGCGCGTTCTCGAACTATCCCTCGAAGAAGCTCGCCAACTCGGTCACAATTATATCGGCACCGAACACCTCCTTCTCGGTTTGATTCGGGAAGGGGAGGGGGTTGCGGCGAGGGTACTTGAAAATTTAGGAGTCGATTTATCCAAGGTTCGCACCCAGGTAATCCGGATGTTGGGCGAAACCGCCGAAGCTGCGGTCGGCCCGAGTTCGGGTAGAACCAAAACGCCGACGTTGGATGAATTCGGGACTAACCTCACGAACCTCGCGGGCGAAGGCAAGCTGGATCCCGTTGTCGGGCGGATGAAAGAAATCGAGCGGGTGATTCAAATCCTCGGTCGTCGTACCAAGAATAACCCAGTGTTGATCGGGGAACCGGGCGTGGGTAAAACCGCGATCGCCGAAGGACTCGCCCAACGCATCGCCAATAAAGACATCCCCGACATCCTCGAAGAAAAGCGCGTCGTTACTCTCGATATCGGCTTACTCGTTGCCGGTACGAAATATCGCGGCGAATTTGAGGAACGCCTGAAAAAGATTATGGACGAAATTCGCTCCGCCGGAAATATTATTCTGGTGATCGATGAAGTTCATACCTTAATTGGGGCTGGTGCAGCAGAAGGCGCGATCGATGCGGCAAACATCCTTAAACCTGCCTTAGCGCGCGGCGAATTGCAGTGCATCGGTGCAACAACGCTCGATGAGTATCGCAAGCATATCGAACGCGATGCAGCCCTCGAGCGCCGCTTCCAACCCGTGATGGTGGGCGAACCCAGCGTAGAAGAAACCATCGAAATCCTCTATGGGTTGCGCGAACGTTACGAACAGCACCACAAACTGAAGATTCTTGACGAAGCACTCGATGCAGCGGCGAAGTTATCCGATCGCTATATTAGCGATCGCTACCTCCCCGATAAAGCGATCGACTTAATCGACGAAGCAGGTTCGCGGGTGCGTTTGATTAACTCCCAACTGCCTCCCGCAGCCAAAGAGTTAGATAAGGAACTGCGCAAAGTCCTCAAAGACAAAGACGATGCGGTGCGTTCCCAAGACTTCGATAAAGCGGGCGAACTGCGCGATCGCGAAATGGAACTGAAAGCCGAAATTCGCGCGATCGCAACCTCCAAAAAAGGTGAAGGCAGCGACAACGAAGAAGGTCCCGTCGTCGATGCGGAAGAAATCGCCCATATCGTCGCCTCTTGGACGGGCGTTCCGGTGAACAAACTCACCGAAACCGAATCCGAAAAGCTGCTGCACATGGAAGACACCCTGCACCAGCGCCTCATCGGACAAGAAGATGCCGTCAAAGCCGTTTCCCGCGCCATTCGTCGCGCCCGCGTCGGACTCAAGAACCCCAACCGTCCCATCGCTAGCTTCATCTTCTCCGGACCGACGGGTGTGGGTAAAACCGAGTTAACCAAAGCCCTCGCCGCTTACTTCTTCGGTTCTGAAGACGCGATGATCCGCTTGGATATGTCCGAGTATATGGAACGTCACACCGTCTCCAAACTCATCGGTTCGCCGCCGGGATATGTCGGTTACAACGAAGGCGGACAACTCACCGAAGCAGTGCGCCGCCGTCCTTACACCGTCGTCCTCTTCGACGAAATCGAAAAAGCGCACCCCGATGTCTTCAATATGCTGCTGCAAATCCTTGAAGATGGTCGCTTAACCGATGCTAAAGGTCGCACGGTAGACTTCAAAAATACCTTGCTGATTATGACCTCGAACATCGGCTCGAAGGTGATTGAAAAAGGTGCAAGCGGACTCGGATTCGAGCTTAATATCGACCAATCCGAATCGCAATATAACCGCATTCGCTCCTTGGTGAATGAAGAACTCAAAAACTACTTCCGTCCCGAGTTCCTCAACCGCCTCGACGAAATCATCGTTTTCCGCCAACTCAACCAAAAGGAAATCGAGGAAATCGCCGAAATCTTGCTCAAAGATGTGTTCAAACGTCTCACCGAGCAAAATATTACGCTCAACGTCACTGATAAGTTCAAGGCACTGTTAGTGAAGGAAGGGTACAACCCCAGCTACGGCGCGCGTCCGTTACGTCGGGCAATTATGCGCTTGCTTGAAGATGTTTTAGCCGAGGAAATTCTCTCCGGGCGTATTGGCGATGGCGATAGCGCTGTTGTCGATGTTAACGAAGAGGGTAAGGTGGTTGTCTCCGCTGAAGATAAACCGAAGATTTTGTTGGAAAAAGCCAATTAAATTGAAGGTTTAAGTTGACAAAAGGGGCGCATAATGCGTCCCTTTTTATTTTTTGGGGCAAAAAGTTGAATGTCGTCAATTCAACGCGATCCCAATTCCCAGTCCTGATTCACTAAATTTTATCTGTAGGGGCGCGCTTGGCGAATCGCACTTCGGCAAATAAGCGCCGCACTGTAGGGCGATTGATTCCTACGCGATCGCCCAGTTCACCAAAGTCCGCACCGGGAAACCCGTCGCGCCTTCGTTACTCGTACCACTCGCCTTATCCGCCCAAACCGGCCCTGCAATATCTAAGTGAATCCACGGCGTTTTTTCGACGAATTCCTTCAAAAATAAGGTTGCCGTAATCGAACCGCCGGGACGAGGGCCGGTATTTTTCATATCGGCGATGGGCGATTTCAGCCCGTCGAAATAACTCTCCTCTAACGGCATTTGCCAGAATTTTTCGCCGGAACGCTTAGCAGCAGCCAGGAATTCCCCAGCCAGGGATTCGTCGGTACTCCACATCCCAGCGATGTCGTTCCCCAGGGCAATGACGCACGCGCCGGTGAGGGTGGCGAGATCCACGATCGCGTCTACCCCCAACTTTTCGGCATACACCAACGCATCGGCGAGGGTTAAACGCCCTTCCGCATCGGTATTATTCACCTCAATGGTTTTGCCGTTAGAAGCGGTGAGAATATCGCCGGGATGCAGCGCTTTACCGCTAATCATATTTTCCGTCGCGGCGCTGATAAAGTGAATTTCAACATCGGGCTTGAGTTGCGCGATCGCTTTAGCTGCGCCTAATGTCGCCCCCGCGCCGCCCATATCCATTTTCATGGTTTCGATACCGCTGCCGACTCCTTTAATATTTAAACCGCCGGAGTCAAAGGTTAAACCCTTACCAATAATGGCGAGTTTGCGGCGGGGCGTGCCTTCCGGTTTGTACGTCAGGTGGATGAATTTCGGCGGGATATCCGAGGCTCTGGCGACACCGAGGAAGGACCCCATGCCCAATTTTTCGCAGTCTTCCTGCTCCAATATCTGCACGCTGAGGCCGTGTTCGCGCGCGATCGCTTCGGCAGTTTCGGCGAGGGTGACGGGGGTGACGGCGTTGGGTGGGGCAGCGACGAGTTCCCGCGCCAGGATTACGCCCGACGCGATCGCTTCAACTTTAGCAAGATCGCCGTCCCCTTCGCTGATTCCCAGGATTTCGATCGCTTCAAGCTTGGCTGCTTTGTCTTCGGATTCGGATTTAAAGCGGTTATCTTGGTGTAAGGCGAGCAATAAACCTTCTGCGATCGCTTCGGTACTCAGCGCCGCATTTTCCCCAGCAACGGGTAGCGAAATACCGAGCGTTTTAATGGATTGTTGCTTTACCGTGCGAGCGATAGCAGCAGCAGTGGCGCGCAGGGTATCGATCGCGAGTTCTTCGCTTTTGCCCAATCCCACCAAAATTAGCTTGCGAACTTGATTTTTGCTGCCAATTCGCAGGACTGCGGTTTCGCCGCTTTTGCCGCTGAATTCTTCGTGCGCGATCGCATCTTGAATCGTGCCATCCAATTTTTCATCCAGCGCTGCTAACTCTCCCGTTATCTCCGCCATGCCCTCAAATAGTCCTAGGGCAAGTGCATCGCCCGTCCAATTCAGCGGAGTTGTACTTACTGCTTTAATTTGCATTGTTTGCTGTTCGTGGTTCGCTGTTTACTGTTCGCTAGTTAACTGTCTCAATCGGTTACAGCGTTGAGCAAGACATCGGCAAGGCTCATGCCCTGCATCTGTTCGATGGTAACTGTGTCTACGATATCAAATTTAGCTCCTGCACTTTCGAGTTGGTCGTCTAGCGCTTTGAGGAATTGGGTGGCGAGTTTGTCGTTACCGACTTGCACCAGAGAAATTCCGAGTTCTTCATCGCGATCGATTTTGCGCGAAGCTTCGACAATCAGACGCATCACGGATTTGCGATCGTTCGGTTCGCCGTCCGTGATAATCAGGATGGTTTCGCCGTTCAGTTTGGCTTCGCCTCTGGCTTTGCGCTCGAAGTAGTTTTCGAGCGCGTCGTAGAGAACGCTGGCGAGATCGGTTCGTCCCATCGGTTCGTGTTCGGCAAAAATTTGGCTGATTTTGTCGGAGGTGACGTTATCGTAGCGCTTGAAACTGCCGGAGAACAGATAAACCGTAATGCCGTCAGGATCGAATTCTTCGCATTTTTTGGCGAGGGCGAGAGTCGATTCTTGGACTGCCAGCCAACGACTCGTGCCGCTGCGACTCGCTGGATAGGACATACTGCCACTTTTGTCAATAATGACGGTGTAGTCGCGCTCTTTAATGATTGAGTTGGGTTCCATGTTTAAGGCTAGCCTCCTGCGAAACAAGAATTTCAACGATGTTTTGTTCTGGGCGGGCAAGAGTAGAGCATTCATACTGCCCCGCGATCGCGTTCAAGTTTGAGTGTAGTCGCAGTTTCGGAGCGAGGGCGAAAATTTTCGATTTTTGCTAGAGTTGCGGCGAGAAGATTTAAAATATTCAGCGATCGGTTCTCTCCTTACCGCCCGTTCTCGGGTGCATTGTGTTGTGGAGCGAGCCGCCTTCTAAAAAACGGAGTTTATAACCCATTTTTCCTGATGAACGCTCATCTCTTCGGACGTTTATTTTTTTCGCTGTGGTGGGTTAACCTCTTTCATTTTCGACCTTTTGCCGCCGGGAGCGATCGCTTTGCGCTCCTGGTTATAGCGTTAGTCGAGCGCAGCAGCGTGCGCCTCGATGTTGAGGTTAATCATCCCTTTTACAAAAGTTTTACCGGCGACGTTATCTATTATCAAGGTCACGCCTACAGCAATTTTAACCCCGGTCTTTCTTTTATCGCTTCACCGGCTTGGTTTGTGGTTCATTTATTTTACCAACGCCTGCCAGAGTCTTCTTGGATTCGGGGAGAGGCAATTCACTATCTTTTAGTTAATTTTGTCTCTTTTTTTTCGACTACTGCTTTCTTAAGCGCGCTTACGTCGTGGATGTTGGCGACTTGGACGTATCGAAAAACCCAACAACAATGGCGGGGAGTTCTCGTTGGGATTCTCTACGGACTTGGGAGCATTGCTTTTTTCTTTTCAGCCCGCTTCAATCAAAATATCCCCCTCGCAGCCATTGCAACCTGCGTGTTTATTTTAATTTTCGACCCCAATTTTTTTTCGGGGCTTAATTCCCGCCGCCGTTTTGTCACTATTGGTTTTTTACTCGGAGCGGGTGCGATTATCGATGCTAACGCAATGCCTTTGTTAGGCGCAGTTTTCATCATCTTACTCTGGAAAAATCGCAAAACGCCGCTCGATTTAGCCTATGTTGCCCTCGGTGCTATTTTTCCGCTCTCGCTTCAACTTCTTTATCAGTACGTCGCTTTTGGCAGTCCTTTTTTATCGTCTTTAACGATTTTTGCCCGTCAGACTCCCCCTGTAGAAACGATGAATTCGAGCGCTGGGATATGGCAAAAGTTTCATCTCATGACGCTGGGTGAATATCTTTTTTCAGCAAAAGCAGGACTTTTTATTTATATGCCGTATGCGGGTTTATCGCTCT
It includes:
- the rseP gene encoding RIP metalloprotease RseP — its product is MSVLAAIAVLGLLIVVHELGHFFAARWQQIRVNRFSIGFGPVLLKYQGSETEYALRAFPLGGYVGFPDDDPDSKIPPNDPDLMSNRPVLDRAIVISAGVIANLIFAYFLLVSQAAIVGVPDGFSYQPGVMVTQVLSQDSPAAAAKLQPGDIIVAIDNRTLGASSEAAATFKEIVEQSANRPLPVTISRNSQPLSLTITPNTDSSGKGKIGIGLAPNRLVSRHHPANIFQAFRIGAEEFQNVVFLTVKGFAQLIGNFGETAKQVAGPVAIVDIGARMAQSDASSLFQFGALISINLAIINILPLPALDGGQLAFLLIEGLRGKPLPGRIQESIMRGGLVLLLGLGMFLIVRDTFNLTAIQQLFQ
- the nth gene encoding endonuclease III, translating into MATRKLAAAESRYNDTRREADSTRAIAILTRLKREYPDATCSLNYQTPVQLLVATILSAQCTDERVNQVTPALFARFPDAPALAAADRAELETLIRSTGFYRNKAKNIQGACQKIVTEFKGEVPRSMPELLSLPGVARKTANVVLAHAFGILEGVTVDTHVKRLSQRLGLTENTDPVRIERDLMALLPQPDWENWSIRLIYHGRAVCNARKPKCEVCVLADLCLGRERG
- the acsF gene encoding magnesium-protoporphyrin IX monomethyl ester (oxidative) cyclase produces the protein MVSTLSKPDAEKIQAVEETLLTPRFYTTDFDAVANMDISAQEAELQAMLEEMRADYNRYHFVRDEEFEQSWNNIDETTRRAFVDFLERSCTSEFSGFLLFKELSRKLKDRNPILAEIFQLMARDEARHAGFLNKAMSDFNISLDLGHLTKNRSYTFFKPEWIIYAVYLSEKIGYWRYILMYRHLEQHPELQFYPLFRMFESWCQDENRHGDIFNALLRSQKSMWKTWKGRLWSRFFLLTVFVTHSLTVDERADFYESLGIDAKKFDMQVIRKTNETAARAFPTILNVEHPEFFSRVYRCSDRNLKLKAIEATGAPKVVKFFRKLPLTLGILGDMLRLYLIKPIDAESLRGTVR
- a CDS encoding ATP-dependent Clp protease ATP-binding subunit yields the protein MFERFTEKAIKVIMLAQEEARRLGHNFVGTEQILLGLIGEGTGVAAKVLKSMGVNLKDARIEVEKIIGRGSGFVAVEIPFTPRAKRVLELSLEEARQLGHNYIGTEHLLLGLIREGEGVAARVLENLGVDLSKVRTQVIRMLGETAEAAVGPSSGRTKTPTLDEFGTNLTNLAGEGKLDPVVGRMKEIERVIQILGRRTKNNPVLIGEPGVGKTAIAEGLAQRIANKDIPDILEEKRVVTLDIGLLVAGTKYRGEFEERLKKIMDEIRSAGNIILVIDEVHTLIGAGAAEGAIDAANILKPALARGELQCIGATTLDEYRKHIERDAALERRFQPVMVGEPSVEETIEILYGLRERYEQHHKLKILDEALDAAAKLSDRYISDRYLPDKAIDLIDEAGSRVRLINSQLPPAAKELDKELRKVLKDKDDAVRSQDFDKAGELRDREMELKAEIRAIATSKKGEGSDNEEGPVVDAEEIAHIVASWTGVPVNKLTETESEKLLHMEDTLHQRLIGQEDAVKAVSRAIRRARVGLKNPNRPIASFIFSGPTGVGKTELTKALAAYFFGSEDAMIRLDMSEYMERHTVSKLIGSPPGYVGYNEGGQLTEAVRRRPYTVVLFDEIEKAHPDVFNMLLQILEDGRLTDAKGRTVDFKNTLLIMTSNIGSKVIEKGASGLGFELNIDQSESQYNRIRSLVNEELKNYFRPEFLNRLDEIIVFRQLNQKEIEEIAEILLKDVFKRLTEQNITLNVTDKFKALLVKEGYNPSYGARPLRRAIMRLLEDVLAEEILSGRIGDGDSAVVDVNEEGKVVVSAEDKPKILLEKAN
- a CDS encoding leucyl aminopeptidase, yielding MQIKAVSTTPLNWTGDALALGLFEGMAEITGELAALDEKLDGTIQDAIAHEEFSGKSGETAVLRIGSKNQVRKLILVGLGKSEELAIDTLRATAAAIARTVKQQSIKTLGISLPVAGENAALSTEAIAEGLLLALHQDNRFKSESEDKAAKLEAIEILGISEGDGDLAKVEAIASGVILARELVAAPPNAVTPVTLAETAEAIAREHGLSVQILEQEDCEKLGMGSFLGVARASDIPPKFIHLTYKPEGTPRRKLAIIGKGLTFDSGGLNIKGVGSGIETMKMDMGGAGATLGAAKAIAQLKPDVEIHFISAATENMISGKALHPGDILTASNGKTIEVNNTDAEGRLTLADALVYAEKLGVDAIVDLATLTGACVIALGNDIAGMWSTDESLAGEFLAAAKRSGEKFWQMPLEESYFDGLKSPIADMKNTGPRPGGSITATLFLKEFVEKTPWIHLDIAGPVWADKASGTSNEGATGFPVRTLVNWAIA
- a CDS encoding VWA domain-containing protein; translated protein: MEPNSIIKERDYTVIIDKSGSMSYPASRSGTSRWLAVQESTLALAKKCEEFDPDGITVYLFSGSFKRYDNVTSDKISQIFAEHEPMGRTDLASVLYDALENYFERKARGEAKLNGETILIITDGEPNDRKSVMRLIVEASRKIDRDEELGISLVQVGNDKLATQFLKALDDQLESAGAKFDIVDTVTIEQMQGMSLADVLLNAVTD